From a region of the Salvelinus alpinus chromosome 2, SLU_Salpinus.1, whole genome shotgun sequence genome:
- the LOC139568089 gene encoding uncharacterized protein: protein MSLRTAGSVLVVFLWSVTVVLGQNGWSVTYTTQSICTLKGSTVELSCSYTYPSGTVTTTLWFTKWGTGVEPEDIGQDPENTGRLEYHGDKKKDCTLRITDLRERDSATYKFSFITDQTRGRYYGDPGVTLSVTALQVVTYSSWPNSVKITCSTTCTLTDNPTYIWYKNGQHLDESTSPQYRDPVSSNYEDSYSCAVKGHEDLHSPAVCVQYQSCYRVTYTKRRICVLKGSTVDISCTYVGYYYTTSSFWFRSVKSTPKDLTRDPGYAGRVEYTGTYRGPFTLRITDLREEDSAEYRFTFKTYNFEWGHSFPGTTLTVTGNTTLYDTTVNHNELQEKIY, encoded by the exons atgtccttgagaacagcaggaagtgtgttggtggtctttctctggtctgtGACAG TGGTACTGGGTCAGAATGGCTGGAGTGTTACATACACCACTCAGAGTATCTGTAccttgaaggggtcaacagtggagCTGTCCTGCTCTTACACATATCCCAGTGGTACAGTCACAACAACCCTCTGGTTCACTAAATGGGGGACTGGTGTAGAACCTGAAGATATAGGTCAGGACCCAGAGAATACAGGTCGTCTGGAGTATCATGGGGATAAGAAGAAAGACTgcaccctgagaatcacagacctgagagagagagactcagctacGTACAAGTTCAGCTTTATAACAGATCAGACCAGAGGGAGATATTATGGTGATCCTGGAGtcactctgtctgtaacag CTCTGCAGGTGGTGACTTATTCAAGTTGGCCAAATTCGGTGAAAATTACCTGTAGCACCACCTGCactctgactgacaaccccacctacatctggtacaagaacggacaacATCTAGATGAGAGCACCTCTCCCCAGTACAGAGACCCAGTCTCCAGTAACTATGAAGACAgctactcctgtgctgtaaaaggccatgaggatctccactctcctgcagtgt GTGTTCAGTATCAGAGCTGCTACAGAGTGACTTACACCAAGAGGAGAATCTGTGtcttgaaggggtcaacagtggacaTATCCTGTACTTATGTTGGTTATTATTATACCACATCATCATTCTGGTTTAGAAGTGTTAAGTCGACCCCTAAAGACCTAACCAGAGACCCAGGGTATGCAGGTCGTGTGGAGTACACTGGAACATACAGAGGTCCCTtcaccctgagaatcacagatcTGAGAGAGGAGGACTCAGCTGAGTATCGCTTCACTTTTAAAACATACAACTTTGAATGGGGTCATAGTTTCCCAGGAACAACTCTGACTGTCACAGGTAATACTACACTGTATGATACAACTGTAAATCATAATGAATTACAGGAGAAAATATATTAA
- the LOC139568084 gene encoding B-cell receptor CD22-like, protein MYSIISENEDSYFCAVKGSLSSPAVYKPKNTSVSVSPSGEIVEDSSVTLTCSSDANPPVQSYTWWYKKNGGGYQSMTGPQHVFSQIQSPDTGEYYCEAQNEMGTDRSRTINMDVKYDPKNTSVSVSPSGEIVEGSSVTLTCSSDANPPVEKYTWYKKNGASLTASEKTYNFMTISSEDSGEYYCEAENKYGRLNSSSVSVDVQYDPKNTSVSVSPSGEIVEGSSVTLTCSSDANPPVDKYTWYFQNKTFLNGFGQIYNISNFQSKDNGHYHCEAWNGRGSRNSTALMIILPGKQTVLTAAVGIIVVLLVLILCFSGLMWFRKKASKSISDTRDTSENVQGDSSPVYDNISGMTMTSTAAQTAATVDQDDVHYASVHFSRFKNQEVPLYSTVQLHQPQKQDQDVQYAAVKFNLPSSATQPTVEQAAEEDSSVLYSTVNKPRTKKT, encoded by the exons ATGTACTCCATCATCAGTGAGAATGAAGACAGCTACTTCTGTGCTGTAAAAGGCAGTCTCagctctcctgcagtgt ATAAACCAaagaacacctcagtgtcagtcagtccctctggtgaaatagtggaggacagttcagtgactctgacctgcagcagtgatgccaacccacctgtccAGAGTTACACCTGGTGGTACAAGAAGAATGGAGGTGGCTATCAGAGTATGACAGGACCACAGCATGTCTTCAGTCAAATCCAGTCACCTGACACTGGAGAGTACTACTGTGAGGCCCAGAATGAGATGGGGACAGACAGGTCTAGGACCATAAACATGGATGTGAAGT ATGACCCAaagaacacctcagtgtcagtcagtccctctggtgaaatagtggagggcagttcagtgactctgacctgcagcagtgatgccaacccacctgtggaaaaatacacctggtacaagaagaaTGGAGCTTCACTGACAGCATCTGAAAAGACATACAATTTCATGACCATCAGCTCTGAGGACAGTGGAGAATACTACTGTGAGGCTGAGAATAAATATGGACGTCTCAACTCTTCTTCTGTGTCTGTGGACGTTCAGT ACGACCCAaagaacacctcagtgtcagtcagtccctctggtgaaatagtggagggcagctcagtgactctgacctgcagcagtgatgccaacccacctgtggacaaatacacctggtactTTCAAAATAAGACTTTTCTAAATGGATTTGGACAGATCTACAACATAAGTAACTTCCAGTCTAAGGACAATGGACATTACCACTGTGAGGCCTGGAATGGAAGAGGATCTAGGAACTCTACAGCTCTGATGATCATTTTACCAG GGAAACAAACAGTTCTGACTGCAGCTGTAGGAATCATAGTTGTTCttctggttctcatcctctgtTTCTCTGGACTCATGTGGTTCAG GAAGAAGGCCTCCAAATCCATCTCTGACACAAGAGACACATCAGAGAATGTACAG ggaGACTCTAGTCCAGTGTATGACAACATCTCAGGCATGACCATGACCTCTACTGCAGCACAGACAGCAGCCACCGTCGACCAGGATGACGTTCACTATGCCAGCGTCCACTTCTCTCGCTTCAAAAACCAGGAAGTGCCTCTGTACTCCACCGTTCAGCTGCATCAACCACAGAAACAGGACCAAGATGTCCAATACGCTGCTGTGAAATTCAACCTCCCCAGTTCTGCCACCCA GCCCACGGTGGAACAAGCAGCTGAGGAGGACTCCTCTGTTCTCTACAGCACAgtcaacaaacccagaaccaagaagacctga